The genomic segment CCGGGGTCGTAGAACCACTTCCACATCAGCGCGACCACGACCGGGGGCAGCATGACGGGCAGATAGACGAGGACCCGGAAGTACGCGCGCGCGTGCCGGAACTCGTTGAGGAGGACCGCGGTCAGGAACGGCACGGCGAAGCCGAGGACCAGCGCGTACAGGGTGAACAGGCCGGTGTTCTTCCAGGCGGTGAGGAACAGCGGGTCGTCGAAGAGCTTCGCGAAGTTGCTCGTGCCGTTCCACGTGTTGCCGGTGGCGAAGTTGACGTCCTGGAAGCCGAGGAGGACGTTGCGGACGATCGGCCACCAGGAGAACAGCGCGAAGATCACCACGGCCGCGCTCAGGAATCCGTACGCCGTCACGTTCTCGCGCAGCGCGCGGCGGCGGGCCGCGCGTGGTCTGCGGGGTGCGGGGGAGGGGGCCGGCGCGACGGCCGTGTCCCGGGCCGGTGTCTTCAGGGACGTGCTCATCAGGAGGCGTCGTAGATCGCGTTGACCTTGTCCTCGGCGGTGTCGAGCAGGGCGTCGATGTCGGCGTCCTTCTTGGTGAGGACGGACTGCATCGCCGAGTCGAGGACCGCGTAGACCTCCTGGGCCCTGGGCGGTTCGATCACGCCGGGCACCTTCGGGGCGGAGTCCATGAACGCCTGGTAGTTGCCGGTCGGCATGTTGGCGTTGTCCTTCTTGACCTTCTCGATCCGGTCGCGGACGGCGCCTTCGAAGACGTCGGGCACGGTGGGCATCGGGATGCCGACGGGGAGCTCGGCGTCGGCGTAGTCGGCGACGTTCTTCTCGATGACGTCGGGGTTGAGGTAGCGCCACTGGATCCACTTGACGCCGGCCTTGATCTTCGCCGGGGACGCCTTGGGGTTGAACATGTAGCCCTCGCCGCCGAGCAGCGTGGCCTTCGCGTCGGGTACGGGGGCGAGTGCGTAGTCCTCGTACTTCCCGCCGAACTGCTTGGCGATGACGGTGATGTTGTCGGCGGCGGCGACGTACATGCCGAGCTTGCCGGAGCCCATCATCCGCTGGACGTCCTCGACCTGGAGCAGCTGCTTGCTGCCCATCGATCCGTCCTTCCAGCGCATGTCGTGGAGGTCCTGGAAGGTGGCCTTGCCCTCGGGCGTGTTGAACGCGGCCTTCCACTTGCCGTCGCTCTCGGCCGCGATCCGGCCGCCGCGGGAGTACAGCTCCGCGGTGTAGTGCCAGCCGCCCTGGTTGTTCTTGGAGAAGTCGGCGTAGCCCACGGTGTTGTCGCCGAGCGCGGCGATCTTCTTGGCCGCCTTGCGGACGTCCGCCCACGTCTTCGGCGGCTGGTCGGGATCGAGGCCGGCCTTCTCGAACAGGGCGCGGTTGTAGATGAGGCCCATCGAGTAGTTCGACGTCGGCAGGCCGTACTGGTGGCCCTCCTCGTCCTGGAAGATCTTCATCAGCGGGTCCTGGAGGTCGCCGCGGCGCGGCATGTCCTTGACGGCGTCCGTGATGTCCGCTGCCTGTTTCTTCTCGATCAGGGACCGGGTGTCGGTGAAGTAGACGTAGAAGACGTCCTCCAGCTTGCCGCCCGCGAGCTTCGCGTTGAACGTCTTCGGGTCCATGAAGCCCTCGTGGGGCACGATGTCGATGTCCGGGTTGGCCTTCTCGAACTGCTGCACGTGCTTGTCGTAGAGCTTGCGCTCGAAGGCCTGGGTCTTGGGCGGCTGTCCGTTGACGTCGAGCGTCACCTTGCCGCCGGAATCCGATTCGGCGCCGTCGCTGCTCGTGCCGCACGCGGTGAGCGCGATCAACGCGAGGACGGTCGCGGTGGCGAGCGGGAGCGTGCGGCCGCTGCGGCCGCGTGGGCTGCTCGTGGATGACATCGGGAGACCCCCTCCGGGTCGTGCTGTACGTCCGTGCTGTGGGTGCCGGGCCGTGCGGCGCATACATAACCACCGACGCAACCGGGCACGCAATAACTTGAGCAGAGATTGAAAAAAGTTGATTGATGTGTGGAGGGCAGCGCGATGCGCGGTGTCACGACTTCCGCTTCGGCTGTAGTCAACTCGACAGTTCTCTGCAATTCTCCCACTGCTTCACGCCAGAAGTTGCGTGCTCGACCGTGAGGGAGACACACACGTCATGAAACGCATCAGAGACGCACGGGCCCGAA from the Streptomyces venezuelae genome contains:
- a CDS encoding ABC transporter substrate-binding protein; translated protein: MSSTSSPRGRSGRTLPLATATVLALIALTACGTSSDGAESDSGGKVTLDVNGQPPKTQAFERKLYDKHVQQFEKANPDIDIVPHEGFMDPKTFNAKLAGGKLEDVFYVYFTDTRSLIEKKQAADITDAVKDMPRRGDLQDPLMKIFQDEEGHQYGLPTSNYSMGLIYNRALFEKAGLDPDQPPKTWADVRKAAKKIAALGDNTVGYADFSKNNQGGWHYTAELYSRGGRIAAESDGKWKAAFNTPEGKATFQDLHDMRWKDGSMGSKQLLQVEDVQRMMGSGKLGMYVAAADNITVIAKQFGGKYEDYALAPVPDAKATLLGGEGYMFNPKASPAKIKAGVKWIQWRYLNPDVIEKNVADYADAELPVGIPMPTVPDVFEGAVRDRIEKVKKDNANMPTGNYQAFMDSAPKVPGVIEPPRAQEVYAVLDSAMQSVLTKKDADIDALLDTAEDKVNAIYDAS